A genome region from Euphorbia lathyris chromosome 4, ddEupLath1.1, whole genome shotgun sequence includes the following:
- the LOC136226161 gene encoding protein MAEA homolog → MEMDSLPNGNSVSSAPVTTTAATPATTTPSSKLTQLTESLKLEHQFLRVPFEHYKKTIRANHRTVEKEVSSVISGVNDAADSDMSKDDAVQQLTTLVSRLQGLKRKLEEGSRAEHLQAQRCRARLDHLESVDGENLSEWSNIRLKRILVDYMLRMSYYDTGMKLAESSNMLDLVDIDVFQEARKVIDALQNREVTPALAWCAENKSRLKKSKSKFEFQLRLQEFIELVRAENNIRAIAYARKHLAPWGATHMKELQRVMATLAFKSHTECSTYKVLFEPKQWDYLVDLFKQEFCKLYGMTLEPLLNIYLQAGLSALKTPYCYEDDCTKEDPLSQESFRKLAVPLPYSKQHHSKLVCYITKELMDTENPPQVLPNGYVYSTKALEEMAKKNNGKITCPRTGLVCNYSDVVKAYIS, encoded by the exons ATGGAAATGGATTCGCTTCCTAATGGAAATTCTGTGTCCTCCGCACCAGTCACAACCACCGCAGCTACTCCGGCTACAACCACTCCATCATCAAAACTCACGCAACTGACAGAATCTTTAAAATTGGAGCACCAGTTCTTGCGAGTTCCCTTCGAACATTACAAGAAAACGATCCGAGCTAATCATCGCACTGTTGAGAAGGAAGTTTCCTCCGTCATATCCGGCGTCAATGATGCTGCCGATTCTGACATGTCCAAAGACGATGCCGTTCAGCAGCTTACCACTCTTGTGTCCAGATTGCAGGGGCTCAAAAGAAAG TTGGAAGAGGGTAGTCGGGCAGAGCACTTGCAAGCGCAGAGGTGTCGTGCTCGACTTGACCATTTGGAATCAGTAGATGGAGAGAACCTGTCCGAGTGGAGCAACATACGTTTGAAGCGGATTCTAGTGGATTACATGCTGCGAATGTCTTACTATGACACTGGAATGAAGTTAGCTGAAAGCAGCAATATGCTG GATCTTGTTGATATTGATGTATTCCAAGAAGCAAGGAAGGTTATTGATGCTCTTCAAAATAGGGAGGTGACTCCTGCTTTAGCTTGGTGCGCTGAAAATAAATCACGGTTGAAGAAGTCAAAG AGCAAATTTGAATTCCAGTTGAGACTTCAAGAATTCATAGAGTTGGTACGAGCTGAAAACAACATCCGTGCCATTGCATATGCTCGTAAACATCTTGCTCCTTGGGGAGCTACACATATGAAAGAATTACAACGGGTCATGGCAACATTGGCTTTTAAGAGTCATACTGAATGTTCAACTTACAAG GTTTTATTTGAACCAAAACAGTGGGACTACTTGGTTGATCTGTTTAAACAGGAATTCTGTAAGTTATATGGTATGACATTGGAGCCATTGCTGAATATTTATTTGCAGGCAGGCCTATCAGCACTAAAAACTCC ATATTGTTATGAAGATGATTGCACAAAAGAGGATCCACTGTCACAGGAGAGCTTCCGGAAGTTAGCAGTGCCGCTGCCATACTCAAAGCAGCATCATTCAAAACTTGTTTGCTACATAACTAAAGAACTGATGGACACAGAGAATCCGCCACAAGTCTTGCCCAATGGATATGTCTACAGCACCAAG GCACTCGAGGAAATGGCGAAGAAAAACAACGGTAAAATAACTTGTCCTCGGACAGGTTTGGTCTGCAATTACAGTGATGTGGTAAAGGCGTATATATCGTGA